The following nucleotide sequence is from Pseudoalteromonas xiamenensis.
TTAAATGAATTCTTCGATACAACTTGTTTGCTCCTTCTGTGGCGGTATTAATCGAGTTCCAAGTGCAAAAATTGACGCTAACCCTTTATGTGGTAAATGCAAAGAGAAGCTTTTGGTTGGTAAACCGATCGCATTACTTGATAGTAATTTCCAGCGTAGTATTGAGAAAACGGATTTGCCTGTTGTCGTTGATTTCTGGGCTACTTGGTGTAGTCCTTGTCAAAACTTTGCGCCGATTTTTGAAGAAGTAGCTCAGCATTGGGGCACCCGAGCGGTGTTTGCTAAAGTGGATACCGATGTGAATCAACAGGTTTCAAGCACCTATCAGATCCGTTCGATTCCTACACTTATGGTGTTTAAACAGGGCAAGGAAGTTGCTCGAATGTCTGGCGCCTTGCCACGAGTTCAATTCGAACAATGGTTATCTCAAGTTTTATAGCGTCGCCAAGCCTTTTTACTCATTGGCGAAATAGTGAGCCTAAGAGTCATGATCTTTATCAAAGGGAAAAGCGTTAAAGGTTGTGGTAGTTGAGGCGATTTTTTAAACTGAAGTGTATCGCGGCTAAAGGGAGTTTTTTATGCGATCATTTATCAAAGCGATCCCCGCAATTCGACCGCCGTTTCTTATTCTTGCGCCTATTTGTGTTAACGTAGGGCTTGCAACTGCGCACTATGAAGGTCATGCATTTTCGGCGTGGTTTGCCATACTCGCCCTCGTTGGGGCCATTTTTGCTGCGATGTGGGTGAATACGCTTAATGAACTCCAGGATTTTACCAGTGGATTGGATTTTCTAACACTGCGTACCCCCTTTAGCGGTGGAAGTGGTGTGTTGGTGCAAACACCAGCGCTTTTTAACGCGGTGAAAGGGTGGCTCTACCTCAGTGCGGTGGTCACGTTGTTAATCGGCACAGTGCTTGTCTATGAGTTAGGCACTTCGCTCTTACCCATTGGCTGTTTAGGTGTTGTTATTGTGTTGACGTACACTCGACAACTGAACAAATTACCTTGGCTGTGTGCAATAGCGCCGGGTGTTGGATTTGGCGTGTTGATGTCCGTTGGTGGGTATCTAACCCAAAATGCCCCAGCAAGCATGCTGATTTGGTTAGTCTCGTTTGTTTCCCTTTTTCCAATAAATAATTTACTGATAGTCAATCAACTTCCTGATATTGAAGCTGACCGTCAAGGGGGGCGCCGTCATTTGGCGATAGCCTATGGAGATGACATGGCAATTACGGTGTACAGTGTTTTTCTCCTGTTAGCCATTATCTTGTTGATAAGCCTAGTAGCATCAGCAATGTTGCCTGTCGTGAGTTTGCTGACTTTAATGCCTTTACTGCTAGGTGTTGTGGCGTTGACCAAATTAATTGAACTCAAAAAGGATATTCGGCGCTCGCCAAAAACAATGGCTATGGTTGTCGCCTGCGCCAATTTAACGCCTTTAGTATTGTCTCTAACTTTATGGTTTAAATAGATTTATTATAAAAATCAGCATTCATCGGATTTTTCCTTTGATATAGTGCGACATTTGTCGCACTATATATGTATCCGGAAGAAGTTGGAAAGTAAAGATGTTAACCGAGCCAGAATTAGCAATTCTCAAATCGTTGTGGCGTGAGCAACCTCGCAGTGCAAGACAAATCCACGACGAACTGACCGCCCAATTTGATTGGACCTACTCGTCAACGCGAAAAACGCTTGAGAGAATGTCCGACAAAGGCCTTTTGAGTGTAGTCAGTCATGGCAATAAAAATTTTTATCGCACGCCTCTTGAAAAAGTACCAACACTCGCTTGCGTCGCCAAAGACTTTTTTAAGAAAGTCTTTGATTTCGAAGGACCGTTACCTGTTGCGATGTTTTCAGACAGTAAAATGATGTCTGAAGATGAAATCAAACGACTCGAACAGCTTGTTAATAATATTGAGCATGAGAAAGATCATGACTGATATTTTGGTGCTCTTGATATTATTTTTTAGTAGTGGAGTGTTCATTTGGTTCGGCGTGTCTATTTGCAGGCGTTGTGCAATCCAGTTTTCACCGCGTCAGCTGCAATTATTCGTACTTTTAAACTGTACGGTCACGTACCTTTGTTTTAGTTCGCCATCCCCTAATTTACCTAACTTGAACGCGACGTCATTTCAGCGTATTTCTTTAGTCAACGCGTTGGATGTCGTTGAGCTTCAATCAGATTCTATGCTTGGGGGGCTGCAGGACGAGGCATTGCTTCTTTTATCAATCCTGGCGATGAGCTTAATAAACCTGACGTGCCTACTTTATCGGCAATGGCAGTTTAGGTGTCGATTAAGACGTGCATATGTGTTGGGACCTGCACTTTACGAATCAAATGAAATGCCAAGTGCATTTGCTATTGGTTGGTGGCAATCGAAAATTTACGTACCAAGCTATTTTCATCAGTTAACGACTGTGCAGCAGCAAGTGGTTGTAACGCACGAACAAACACATATTCATTTTAGGGATCCGATGTGGTTATCGCTATTCTCTGTCTTAAAGTCATTGTTGTGGTTCAACCCGCTTTTTCGTGCGTTGCCGGTTTGGTATAACGAAGCGATAGAATTTCGTTGTGATAAGAATGTAGTAAAGCATTTAGTTCGACATCATGAGCTTTCATTCACTGATGCGAGTCGCTTGTATGCAAACACCATTATTGAAAATCTAAAATTTGCCAAGCAACAACTGAAATATGATTTCCATCAAGTAATTGCAGCACATGCGTTACCAAGTAGCATGATTGAAGAGCGGCTCAAAGTGATTGTACGTCCAAAATCTACGCGCGCTACTGTGCTCTCAATGGTGTTTATGAGCTTATTGTGTGCACTGTCATTTATTCCTTCCTCGGGTGCACGTTGGTTACACAAGAAATCAGTGATTGGGTTATTCCCGTTGTTAAGCCAAACATCAGCAGTCGATTTGGCCATGTGCATTCTTTTCGTAATAACAATCCTCACCGCGGTGTCGATTTTGCTGCGCCAGTGGGGACACCTGTTTTAGCTGCTAAATTTGGTCGTGTTCGTATAGCGGATAACCAGACTTACCCAGAAAATTTCGGTAATGTCATTGTGATTGAACATGATGTTCATGTTCAGTCTGTTTATGCTCACTTAGACTCCATCACGGTTAAAGCAGGGAGTTATGTTTTAGCAGGTCAAATAATAGGTACGGTTGGGCAAACAGGGAAGGTAACAGGACCCCATCTTCATTTTGAAATTCATGAAAACAACCGAGTCGTAAACCCTATAGCATTGGATTAAACATGAAAACGTTAAACACGAAGTCCTTGGCCAAATTGGTTAGAGGGTTAGGATTATGCATGCTTTTTTTCTTACAAGGTTGTGAGGAGGAAAGCAATGCAACACCAACTGAAGTTGAAAAAACCGACATTGTGACTGAGAAAGGCGAATCGAAAGCGCCAAGTTTGCAACGTGAATTAGATGGATCTCTGGCACTCGAAACAGTACATCAAGAGGTTTTAACATTACGCTCAGGTCAAACATTAACGTCATTGTTTGAACCATTAGGGGTTTCTGCGCAAGAGCTCTATTTGTTTGCAAAACTGGTATCACCCGACATTAAAGTGGATAAATTAAAGTCTGGAGTGCAATTTACAATTACACAGGAGCATAATGTTCTTACAAAAATATGCACGAAAAGCAGTTTTAAAACGGAAATTTGTTTGGCTAAAGTCGGTTCTGAATGGCATCGAGAAGATCAGAATTTTGACGTCACGAGTCAACTCGCCACGGCGTCTGTTCAAATAGAGTCGAGTTTGTATGAGTTAGTCAGCAACTCAAATGTCTCTATGGATGTGTTTAACCAAATGATGCTAGCGCTTTCACACTTTGTGGATTTTCAACGAGACATTCGGCAAGGTGATACGCTCAATATTGTCTATGAAGTTCT
It contains:
- the trxC gene encoding thioredoxin TrxC, translated to MNSSIQLVCSFCGGINRVPSAKIDANPLCGKCKEKLLVGKPIALLDSNFQRSIEKTDLPVVVDFWATWCSPCQNFAPIFEEVAQHWGTRAVFAKVDTDVNQQVSSTYQIRSIPTLMVFKQGKEVARMSGALPRVQFEQWLSQVL
- a CDS encoding prenyltransferase, producing the protein MRSFIKAIPAIRPPFLILAPICVNVGLATAHYEGHAFSAWFAILALVGAIFAAMWVNTLNELQDFTSGLDFLTLRTPFSGGSGVLVQTPALFNAVKGWLYLSAVVTLLIGTVLVYELGTSLLPIGCLGVVIVLTYTRQLNKLPWLCAIAPGVGFGVLMSVGGYLTQNAPASMLIWLVSFVSLFPINNLLIVNQLPDIEADRQGGRRHLAIAYGDDMAITVYSVFLLLAIILLISLVASAMLPVVSLLTLMPLLLGVVALTKLIELKKDIRRSPKTMAMVVACANLTPLVLSLTLWFK
- a CDS encoding BlaI/MecI/CopY family transcriptional regulator → MLTEPELAILKSLWREQPRSARQIHDELTAQFDWTYSSTRKTLERMSDKGLLSVVSHGNKNFYRTPLEKVPTLACVAKDFFKKVFDFEGPLPVAMFSDSKMMSEDEIKRLEQLVNNIEHEKDHD
- a CDS encoding M56 family metallopeptidase, giving the protein MTDILVLLILFFSSGVFIWFGVSICRRCAIQFSPRQLQLFVLLNCTVTYLCFSSPSPNLPNLNATSFQRISLVNALDVVELQSDSMLGGLQDEALLLLSILAMSLINLTCLLYRQWQFRCRLRRAYVLGPALYESNEMPSAFAIGWWQSKIYVPSYFHQLTTVQQQVVVTHEQTHIHFRDPMWLSLFSVLKSLLWFNPLFRALPVWYNEAIEFRCDKNVVKHLVRHHELSFTDASRLYANTIIENLKFAKQQLKYDFHQVIAAHALPSSMIEERLKVIVRPKSTRATVLSMVFMSLLCALSFIPSSGARWLHKKSVIGLFPLLSQTSAVDLAMCILFVITILTAVSILLRQWGHLF
- a CDS encoding M23 family metallopeptidase — encoded protein: MGTPVLAAKFGRVRIADNQTYPENFGNVIVIEHDVHVQSVYAHLDSITVKAGSYVLAGQIIGTVGQTGKVTGPHLHFEIHENNRVVNPIALD